In one window of Rhizobium sp. ACO-34A DNA:
- a CDS encoding branched-chain amino acid ABC transporter substrate-binding protein, with protein MSKSQLTLATLCLALFAAPASWALEVKVALLRVDKAMPPPISRLDVPPADLGLAGANLGNEDNRTTGAFTGTDYKLTTKTVAPAEALAALDALKAEGIGLIAVISDGETLKQLADRAGPDTLILNAGARDDALRDAECRANVLHVSPSRSMLTDSVVQFLMWKKWARILLIYGSHPQDKLLADSYRKSAAKFGAKIVEEREFVDTGGARRTDTGHVQVQRQIPVFTQEAKEHDVTIAADETDVFAAYLPYHSWDPRPVAGSAGLMPLSWHPAHESWGATQFQRRFEKLAGRSMHEEDYQAWLAMRVVGEAVTRSGKADAKSIRDYALSKDFDLAAFKGQKLTFRTWNGQMRQPILLGDGRITVSVSPQDGYLHQFSPLDTLGIDAPETACHAFGG; from the coding sequence ATGTCTAAGTCGCAGCTTACGCTTGCCACCCTTTGCCTTGCGCTTTTTGCGGCACCTGCTTCGTGGGCGCTTGAGGTGAAGGTTGCCCTGCTTCGCGTCGACAAAGCCATGCCGCCGCCGATTTCGCGGCTCGACGTGCCGCCTGCGGATCTGGGGCTTGCCGGCGCCAACCTCGGCAATGAGGACAATCGCACCACCGGCGCCTTCACCGGCACGGACTACAAGCTGACCACGAAGACGGTTGCGCCGGCGGAAGCCCTTGCTGCACTGGATGCCCTGAAAGCCGAAGGTATCGGCCTCATTGCGGTGATTTCCGATGGCGAGACGCTGAAGCAGCTCGCGGATCGTGCCGGTCCCGACACGTTGATCCTCAATGCCGGAGCCCGAGACGATGCGCTGCGCGATGCCGAGTGCAGGGCGAATGTCCTGCATGTCTCGCCCAGCCGTTCGATGCTGACCGATAGCGTCGTGCAGTTCCTGATGTGGAAGAAATGGGCGCGGATCCTGCTGATCTACGGCTCCCATCCCCAGGACAAGCTGCTTGCCGATAGCTATCGCAAGTCAGCCGCGAAGTTCGGTGCGAAGATCGTAGAAGAGCGCGAATTCGTCGATACCGGCGGCGCGCGGCGAACCGACACCGGCCATGTGCAGGTCCAGCGGCAGATTCCGGTTTTCACTCAGGAGGCCAAGGAACACGACGTCACCATCGCCGCCGACGAGACGGACGTTTTCGCGGCCTATCTGCCTTATCATTCCTGGGATCCGAGGCCGGTCGCCGGCTCGGCGGGTTTGATGCCGCTATCCTGGCATCCGGCCCATGAATCCTGGGGTGCTACCCAGTTCCAGCGCCGCTTCGAAAAGCTCGCCGGCCGCAGCATGCACGAAGAGGATTACCAGGCCTGGCTTGCCATGCGGGTGGTGGGCGAAGCCGTCACGCGCTCCGGCAAGGCGGATGCGAAGTCGATCCGGGATTATGCTCTGTCCAAGGATTTCGACCTTGCCGCCTTCAAGGGGCAGAAACTGACATTCCGCACATGGAACGGCCAGATGCGCCAGCCGATCCTGCTCGGAGACGGACGCATCACCGTCTCCGTCTCGCCGCAGGACGGTTATCTGCACCAGTTCTCCCCGCTCGATACGCTGGGGATCGACGCGCCCGAAACCGCCTGCCACGCTTTTGGAGGATAA
- a CDS encoding rhodanese produces MTARMVVLPLLLAVGLAAPAVADEVSAPKAVVEEPQDYRQDEYRAPVPATLSGATVVSTEQAHALWENGGVAFVDVLPRPPKPDNLPAGTVWKEKPRISVKGALWLPNTGYGKLADVTLDYFRKGLEKASGGEKNHPLLFFCLPDCWMSWNAARRAIELGYSKVYWYPQGSEGWATAGFPTEQLTPEPGGS; encoded by the coding sequence ATGACCGCGCGCATGGTTGTCCTGCCGCTCCTGCTCGCCGTTGGGCTCGCCGCTCCGGCGGTGGCCGACGAGGTGTCTGCGCCGAAGGCGGTGGTCGAGGAACCACAGGACTATCGGCAGGACGAATACCGGGCGCCGGTTCCGGCAACGCTTTCCGGCGCGACCGTGGTCTCGACCGAACAGGCTCACGCGCTGTGGGAAAATGGTGGCGTCGCGTTCGTGGACGTTCTGCCGCGTCCGCCAAAACCCGATAACCTGCCAGCAGGCACTGTCTGGAAAGAGAAGCCGCGGATATCGGTCAAGGGCGCGCTTTGGCTTCCGAATACCGGCTACGGCAAGCTTGCCGATGTGACGCTGGACTATTTCCGCAAGGGGCTGGAGAAGGCATCGGGCGGAGAGAAGAATCATCCCTTGCTGTTCTTCTGCCTGCCGGATTGCTGGATGTCGTGGAATGCTGCCCGGCGTGCGATCGAACTCGGTTATTCCAAGGTCTACTGGTATCCGCAAGGCAGCGAAGGCTGGGCGACTGCGGGTTTTCCCACCGAGCAGTTGACGCCGGAGCCCGGCGGCTCCTGA
- a CDS encoding amino acid ABC transporter substrate-binding protein: protein MRSVKRRQTALATRPAAALLALGLATISPAPVFAQTSDLVSKTAFRVCADPANLPMSDRAGAGFENRIAELFAAELKMPLEYTWFPMATGFIRRTLQANKCDVVIGYAQGDEMVLNTNHYYTSGYVLIVPATSPLASVSAIGDPVLRDKRIGVVAGSPPATQMAHYGLAAKAKGYDLMVDRRYENPAGEMLSDLKAGTIDAAILWGPIGGPMVKQGYPDFKLIPLLSETTPPKLFYRITMGVRQGEKVWERKLNSLIRRNQDKINAILIDAGVPLLNDMGTGPLEAKK from the coding sequence ATGCGATCCGTCAAGCGGAGGCAGACTGCCTTGGCCACTAGGCCTGCGGCAGCGCTGCTTGCCCTCGGGCTTGCAACCATTAGCCCAGCACCGGTCTTCGCCCAGACATCCGATCTGGTGTCGAAGACGGCGTTTCGCGTCTGTGCCGATCCGGCGAACCTGCCGATGTCGGATCGTGCCGGCGCAGGCTTTGAAAACCGGATCGCCGAGCTTTTCGCCGCGGAATTGAAGATGCCGCTGGAATACACATGGTTTCCCATGGCGACCGGTTTCATCCGCAGGACGCTGCAGGCCAACAAATGCGATGTCGTCATCGGCTATGCCCAGGGCGATGAGATGGTGCTCAACACCAATCACTACTACACCTCCGGCTATGTGCTGATCGTGCCGGCGACAAGCCCGCTCGCTTCGGTCTCGGCGATTGGCGATCCTGTTCTCAGGGACAAGCGCATCGGTGTCGTGGCGGGCAGTCCGCCGGCAACGCAGATGGCGCATTACGGTCTGGCCGCCAAGGCCAAGGGCTACGACCTGATGGTCGACCGGCGTTATGAGAACCCGGCGGGGGAAATGCTCTCCGACCTGAAGGCCGGAACGATCGACGCCGCCATCCTCTGGGGTCCCATCGGCGGTCCCATGGTCAAGCAGGGTTATCCCGACTTCAAGCTGATCCCGCTTCTGTCGGAGACCACGCCGCCGAAGCTCTTCTATCGCATCACCATGGGTGTGCGGCAGGGCGAAAAGGTATGGGAGCGCAAGCTCAATTCGCTGATCCGTCGGAACCAGGACAAGATCAACGCCATTCTCATCGATGCCGGCGTGCCGCTGTTGAATGACATGGGTACGGGACCGCTGGAGGCGAAGAAATGA
- a CDS encoding c-type cytochrome, methanol metabolism-related, whose protein sequence is MNSFAKVLPIAFAASLLAGSVSSQDAENKVDNITAVTSEDGRYYTADGVPTYKIAPDGTIDWLTYSGFRRYHSECHVCHGPEGEGSSYAPALKNSAVNMDYYAFVEVVTNGRKKVDASHNSVMPAFGDNVNVMCYLDDIYVYLKARGTDALPRGRPGKREDKSDAIRQAEADCLGH, encoded by the coding sequence ATGAACAGTTTTGCAAAAGTCTTGCCGATCGCGTTTGCCGCATCGCTGCTTGCCGGATCCGTCTCGTCGCAGGATGCCGAAAATAAGGTCGACAATATTACCGCGGTCACCAGCGAGGACGGCCGCTACTACACGGCAGACGGCGTGCCGACCTACAAGATTGCGCCCGACGGGACGATCGACTGGCTGACCTATTCCGGGTTCCGGCGCTACCATTCGGAATGTCACGTCTGTCACGGGCCGGAAGGCGAGGGTTCTTCCTACGCTCCGGCGCTGAAGAATTCCGCCGTCAATATGGATTATTACGCTTTCGTCGAGGTGGTCACCAACGGCCGCAAGAAGGTGGATGCATCCCACAATTCGGTGATGCCGGCCTTCGGCGATAACGTCAACGTCATGTGCTATCTCGATGACATCTACGTCTACCTGAAGGCGCGCGGTACGGATGCGCTGCCGCGCGGTCGACCGGGCAAGAGAGAGGACAAAAGCGATGCGATCCGTCAAGCGGAGGCAGACTGCCTTGGCCACTAG
- a CDS encoding PQQ-dependent dehydrogenase, methanol/ethanol family — MKRLLTVLAVFALGCSQVAFANSDLQKQIDDPNQWVLQTGDYANQRYSKLDQINKENVGKMQVSWTFSTGVLRGHEGSPLVVGNMMYVHAPFPNTVFALDLDKEGQIVWRYEPKQDPDVIPVMCCDTVNRGVAYADGKIFLHQADTTVVALDAKTGKVIWSVKNGDPKKGETNTATVLPVKDKVIVGISGGEFGVRGSVTAYSMADGKLLWRGYSMGPDSDTLIDPEKTTHLGKPVGKDSGLTTWEGDQWKIGGGTTWGWYSYDAEENLIYYGSGNPSTWNPSQRPGDNRWSMTIFARDVDTGMTKWVYQMTPHDEWDYDGVNEMILTEQTLDGKDRKLLTHFDRNGFGYTLDRLSGELLVAEKYDPAVNWATEVVMDPKSEQYGRPQVVAQYSTEQNGEDTNSTGICPAALGTKDQQPAAYSPKTELFYVPTNHVCMDYEPFRVSYTAGQPYVGATLSMYPAPGSHGGMGNFIAWDNKEGKIKWSLPEKFSVWSGALATAGNVVFYGTLEGYLKAVDADTGKELYRFKTPSGVIGNVMTYSHGGKQYVAVLSGVGGWAGIGLAAGLTNPNEGLGAVGGYAALSDYTALGGTLTVFSLPN; from the coding sequence ATGAAGAGATTGCTCACAGTGCTCGCCGTGTTCGCGTTAGGCTGCTCGCAAGTCGCCTTCGCCAATTCGGATCTGCAGAAACAGATAGACGACCCCAACCAGTGGGTTCTCCAGACGGGCGACTACGCCAACCAGCGTTATTCGAAGCTCGACCAGATCAACAAGGAAAACGTCGGAAAGATGCAGGTCTCCTGGACCTTCTCGACGGGCGTCCTGCGCGGCCATGAAGGCTCGCCGCTGGTCGTCGGCAACATGATGTATGTGCATGCGCCGTTCCCCAACACGGTCTTTGCGCTCGACCTCGACAAGGAAGGGCAGATCGTCTGGAGATACGAGCCCAAGCAGGATCCGGACGTCATTCCGGTGATGTGCTGCGATACCGTCAACCGCGGCGTCGCCTATGCGGACGGCAAGATCTTCCTGCACCAGGCCGACACCACCGTCGTCGCGCTCGACGCGAAGACCGGCAAGGTGATCTGGAGCGTCAAGAACGGCGATCCGAAGAAGGGCGAAACCAACACCGCGACCGTGCTGCCGGTGAAGGACAAGGTCATCGTCGGCATTTCCGGTGGTGAGTTCGGCGTTCGCGGCTCGGTCACGGCCTATTCGATGGCCGATGGCAAGCTCCTGTGGCGCGGTTACTCGATGGGTCCCGATAGCGATACGCTGATCGATCCGGAGAAAACCACCCATCTCGGCAAGCCGGTCGGCAAGGACTCCGGCCTGACGACCTGGGAAGGCGATCAGTGGAAGATCGGCGGCGGTACGACCTGGGGCTGGTATTCCTACGATGCCGAAGAGAACCTGATCTATTACGGCTCGGGCAACCCCTCGACCTGGAACCCCAGCCAGCGTCCGGGTGACAACCGCTGGTCGATGACCATTTTCGCCCGCGATGTCGATACCGGCATGACGAAATGGGTCTACCAGATGACGCCCCATGACGAATGGGACTATGACGGCGTCAACGAGATGATCCTGACCGAGCAGACGCTCGACGGCAAGGACCGCAAGCTGCTCACCCACTTCGACCGTAACGGCTTCGGCTACACGCTGGACCGTCTCTCGGGCGAACTGCTGGTGGCCGAGAAATACGATCCCGCCGTCAACTGGGCGACCGAGGTCGTGATGGACCCGAAGTCCGAACAGTATGGCCGTCCGCAGGTCGTGGCTCAGTACTCGACCGAACAGAACGGCGAAGACACGAACTCGACCGGCATCTGCCCCGCCGCTCTCGGCACCAAGGACCAGCAGCCGGCCGCCTATTCGCCGAAAACCGAACTGTTCTACGTGCCGACCAACCATGTGTGCATGGACTATGAACCGTTCCGCGTCAGCTACACCGCCGGCCAGCCCTATGTGGGTGCGACACTGTCGATGTATCCGGCTCCGGGCAGCCATGGCGGCATGGGCAACTTCATTGCCTGGGACAACAAGGAAGGCAAGATCAAGTGGTCTCTGCCCGAGAAGTTCTCGGTCTGGTCCGGCGCTCTCGCCACCGCGGGCAATGTCGTCTTCTACGGCACGCTGGAAGGCTATCTGAAGGCGGTCGACGCCGACACGGGCAAGGAGCTCTATCGCTTCAAGACGCCGTCCGGGGTCATCGGCAACGTCATGACCTATAGCCATGGCGGCAAGCAGTATGTGGCCGTGCTTTCGGGCGTCGGCGGCTGGGCCGGTATCGGTCTCGCAGCCGGCCTGACCAACCCGAACGAAGGTCTCGGTGCGGTCGGTGGTTACGCGGCACTCAGCGATTATACCGCGCTCGGCGGCACGCTTACCGTGTTCTCGCTGCCGAACTGA
- a CDS encoding cytochrome c family protein has product MISRQTLIFALMGTLATGLAAPVSAMEGLTGDAGAGEKVFRKCQACHAIGPGAVSKTGPLLTGVVGRPAGSIAEYSYSPVMTKAAGEGLVWAPEKISEFLTNPKAFLPGTKMAFAGIRKDQERADLIAYLSTFNQ; this is encoded by the coding sequence ATGATTTCACGACAGACTTTGATTTTTGCATTGATGGGCACGCTTGCAACGGGTCTTGCCGCACCGGTTTCTGCGATGGAAGGACTGACCGGTGACGCCGGTGCGGGAGAAAAGGTTTTCCGCAAGTGTCAGGCCTGCCATGCGATCGGCCCCGGCGCCGTCAGCAAGACGGGACCGCTGCTGACTGGTGTCGTCGGGCGCCCGGCGGGCAGCATCGCCGAGTACTCCTATTCCCCGGTGATGACCAAGGCCGCGGGTGAAGGGCTGGTCTGGGCGCCTGAAAAGATTTCGGAGTTTCTGACCAATCCGAAGGCGTTTCTGCCCGGAACCAAGATGGCCTTCGCCGGTATCCGCAAGGATCAGGAGCGGGCCGATCTGATCGCGTATCTATCGACGTTCAACCAATAG
- a CDS encoding S-formylglutathione hydrolase, translated as MELVSQSQSFGETQSVYRHKSEVCAAEMTFGVYLPPAARVRPVPLLWYLSGLTCTHENAMIKAGLQKYAAEHDIAVVFPDTSPRGEGVADDQAYDLGQGAGFYVNATQKPWSRHFRMYDYVVSELPALLQKELPLNGVYGITGHSMGGHGALTIAFRNPEKFRSLSAFAPIVNPTRSDWGRKQFSAYLGDDEAHWTKHDACLLLADLGWAGDILIDQGSSDQFLEQLRPEAMARLMAEKRQPGVLRMQAGYDHSYYFVASFAEDHVRWHAERLKAA; from the coding sequence ATGGAACTCGTGTCGCAAAGCCAGAGTTTCGGAGAAACACAGTCGGTCTACCGGCACAAGTCCGAAGTCTGCGCTGCGGAAATGACATTCGGCGTCTACCTGCCGCCTGCGGCAAGGGTTCGTCCGGTGCCGTTGCTCTGGTATCTCTCGGGGCTGACCTGCACCCATGAGAACGCCATGATCAAGGCGGGCCTGCAGAAGTATGCGGCGGAACACGACATTGCCGTCGTGTTTCCAGATACTTCGCCGCGAGGTGAAGGCGTCGCGGACGATCAGGCCTATGACCTGGGACAGGGCGCGGGTTTTTATGTGAATGCGACGCAGAAGCCATGGTCGCGGCATTTCCGGATGTACGACTACGTCGTTTCCGAACTGCCGGCCCTGCTGCAGAAGGAGCTGCCGCTCAATGGTGTCTATGGCATCACCGGCCACTCGATGGGCGGCCATGGCGCGCTGACGATCGCGTTTCGCAACCCGGAGAAATTCCGGTCGCTTTCGGCCTTCGCGCCGATCGTCAACCCGACGCGCTCGGACTGGGGACGCAAGCAGTTCTCCGCCTATCTCGGCGACGACGAGGCGCATTGGACGAAGCATGATGCCTGCCTGTTGCTGGCCGATCTCGGATGGGCCGGAGATATCCTGATCGATCAGGGCTCGTCCGACCAGTTTCTCGAGCAGCTTCGGCCCGAGGCGATGGCGCGGCTGATGGCGGAGAAGCGCCAGCCCGGCGTGCTGCGCATGCAGGCGGGATACGACCACAGCTACTACTTCGTGGCGAGTTTCGCCGAGGACCATGTGCGTTGGCACGCGGAGCGGCTGAAGGCCGCCTGA
- a CDS encoding S-(hydroxymethyl)glutathione dehydrogenase/class III alcohol dehydrogenase produces the protein MRTRAALAVQAGKPLVVTEVELEGPRAGEVLIEVKATGICHTDDFTLSGADPEGLFPAILGHEGAGIVVDVGPGVTSVKKGDHVIPLYTPECRECYSCTSRKTNLCTSIRATQGQGLMPDGTSRFSIGKDKIHHYMGCSTFSNFTVLPEIAVARINPDAPFDKVCYIGCGVTTGIGAVINTAKVEIGSTAIVFGLGGIGLNVLQGLRLAGADMIIGVDINPDRKEWGEKFGMTHFVNPKEVGDDIVPYLVNMTKRHGDLIGGADYTFDCTGNTKVMRQALEASHRGWGKSVIIGVAGAGQEISTRPFQLVTGRNWMGTAFGGARGRTDVPKIVDWYMEGKIQIDPMITHTMPLEDINHGFELMHKGESIRGVVVY, from the coding sequence ATGCGCACACGCGCTGCTCTGGCTGTTCAGGCCGGAAAACCCTTGGTCGTGACTGAAGTGGAGCTCGAAGGCCCCCGTGCGGGCGAGGTTTTGATCGAGGTGAAGGCGACGGGGATCTGCCATACCGACGATTTCACGCTGTCGGGCGCGGATCCGGAAGGCCTGTTCCCGGCGATCCTCGGCCATGAAGGCGCCGGTATCGTCGTCGACGTCGGACCGGGCGTCACCTCGGTCAAGAAGGGCGACCATGTCATTCCGCTCTACACCCCGGAATGCCGCGAATGCTATTCCTGCACCTCGCGCAAGACCAATCTCTGCACCTCGATCCGTGCAACGCAGGGTCAGGGCCTGATGCCCGACGGCACCTCGCGCTTTTCCATCGGCAAGGACAAGATCCATCACTACATGGGTTGCTCGACGTTTTCGAACTTCACCGTCCTGCCTGAGATCGCGGTTGCCAGGATCAACCCCGACGCGCCCTTCGACAAGGTCTGCTACATCGGCTGCGGCGTCACCACCGGCATCGGCGCGGTGATCAACACCGCCAAGGTCGAGATCGGCTCGACGGCCATCGTCTTCGGTCTCGGCGGTATCGGTCTGAACGTTCTGCAGGGCCTGCGCCTTGCCGGGGCCGACATGATCATCGGCGTCGACATCAACCCGGACCGCAAGGAATGGGGCGAGAAGTTCGGCATGACGCATTTCGTCAACCCGAAGGAAGTCGGCGACGACATCGTGCCCTATCTGGTCAACATGACCAAGCGTCATGGCGATCTGATCGGCGGCGCGGACTACACCTTCGACTGCACCGGCAACACCAAGGTGATGCGTCAGGCGCTGGAAGCCTCGCATCGCGGCTGGGGCAAGTCCGTGATCATCGGGGTTGCCGGCGCCGGTCAGGAAATCTCGACGCGTCCGTTCCAGCTGGTCACCGGCCGCAACTGGATGGGCACGGCCTTCGGCGGCGCGCGCGGCCGCACCGACGTGCCGAAGATCGTCGACTGGTACATGGAAGGCAAGATCCAGATCGATCCGATGATCACCCACACCATGCCGCTCGAAGACATCAACCATGGCTTCGAACTCATGCACAAGGGTGAATCCATCCGCGGCGTCGTCGTCTATTGA
- a CDS encoding MBL fold metallo-hydrolase yields the protein MFEAFVSLCLMAAVETTGAASAEELCRMALLPGHAAERKAECEESLKHRPASWLSGFSLAEPFCASRPGSKLEFTEVAPGLFVHRGVVAEPDGENVGDVSNIVFIVGRQSVAVIDAGGSRQVGEEVYLAVRERTPLPISYLILTHMHPDHVFGAEALRDAGATIIGQQNLPRALEERSSSYRSSYSDLIGARAFLGSRIPGIDRVVSDMETIDLGEREIDLKAWPTGHTSNDLTVFDRQTATLIAGDLLFDEHAPALDGSLKGWRSVLDALARIKAVRAVPGHGGPVLDWPGGAKALAHYLEVLEEETRAAIRLGVPLGEASRSIGHGEAGKWALFDLYNPRNATAAYTELEWE from the coding sequence ATGTTCGAGGCTTTCGTTTCCCTGTGTCTGATGGCTGCCGTGGAGACGACAGGCGCGGCCTCCGCCGAAGAACTATGCCGCATGGCCTTGCTGCCGGGACATGCGGCGGAGAGAAAGGCGGAATGCGAGGAAAGCCTCAAGCACCGGCCGGCGTCATGGCTTTCCGGCTTTTCGCTTGCCGAGCCCTTTTGCGCATCGCGCCCCGGGTCCAAACTGGAATTCACGGAAGTCGCACCCGGCCTGTTTGTCCATCGCGGAGTGGTGGCGGAGCCCGATGGGGAGAATGTCGGCGATGTCTCCAACATCGTGTTTATCGTGGGGAGGCAAAGCGTCGCCGTCATCGATGCCGGCGGTTCCCGGCAGGTGGGCGAGGAGGTCTATCTCGCGGTTCGCGAACGGACCCCTTTGCCGATCTCCTATCTGATCCTCACGCACATGCATCCCGATCATGTCTTCGGGGCCGAAGCCTTGCGCGATGCCGGAGCTACGATCATCGGGCAGCAGAACCTGCCGCGCGCGCTGGAGGAGCGCTCTTCCAGTTACCGGAGCAGTTACTCGGATCTCATCGGAGCGCGGGCCTTCCTCGGAAGCCGGATCCCGGGGATTGACCGGGTAGTGTCCGATATGGAGACGATCGACCTCGGAGAACGGGAGATCGACCTGAAGGCCTGGCCGACAGGCCATACCTCCAACGATCTCACGGTTTTCGACAGGCAGACTGCGACGCTGATCGCGGGAGACCTGCTGTTCGATGAGCATGCTCCGGCACTCGACGGTTCGCTGAAGGGCTGGCGCTCGGTGCTGGATGCGCTGGCCCGGATCAAGGCCGTCCGCGCCGTGCCCGGTCATGGCGGTCCGGTGCTTGACTGGCCAGGCGGCGCGAAAGCATTGGCGCATTATCTGGAGGTGCTTGAGGAGGAGACGCGTGCCGCCATCCGCCTGGGTGTTCCTCTCGGGGAAGCCTCCCGCAGCATCGGTCATGGCGAAGCGGGGAAGTGGGCGCTTTTCGATCTCTACAATCCGCGCAATGCGACGGCGGCCTATACCGAACTCGAATGGGAATAG
- a CDS encoding quinoprotein dehydrogenase-associated SoxYZ-like carrier, translated as MKQALAALTFLLSAGVALGEDAPINPIVESATWNDIRGDIVGDAHVVDGESLITLTAPYRADDAATVPITIEQTGVKDVPISSIKLVIDENPSPVAAEIRFGPAMMPLKFETRVRVNQYSNVRVIANTPNASYMTGRFVKASGGCSAPATKDPAAALKGMGEMRLRSFDTGNAAPAVPREAQIMIRHPNYSGLQRNQMTQLFIGAHFITELEVRQGKDLLFSLRGGISISENPTFRFTYIDDGSPELTIHAVDTEGNVFDRVLPKRPPA; from the coding sequence ATGAAACAAGCACTTGCAGCTCTCACATTCCTGCTCTCGGCCGGCGTCGCCCTCGGCGAGGATGCGCCTATCAATCCGATCGTGGAGAGTGCCACCTGGAATGACATTCGCGGCGACATCGTGGGTGACGCTCATGTCGTTGACGGCGAAAGCCTCATCACCCTGACCGCCCCCTATCGCGCCGATGATGCGGCAACCGTGCCGATCACCATCGAACAGACGGGCGTGAAAGACGTTCCCATTTCGTCGATCAAGCTGGTGATCGACGAAAACCCGTCACCCGTCGCGGCCGAAATCCGTTTCGGACCGGCGATGATGCCGCTGAAATTCGAGACCCGGGTGCGCGTCAACCAGTATTCCAACGTTCGCGTCATCGCCAATACGCCGAACGCCAGTTACATGACCGGTCGTTTCGTCAAGGCGTCCGGCGGCTGCTCGGCCCCGGCGACCAAGGACCCGGCAGCCGCGCTGAAGGGCATGGGCGAGATGCGGCTGAGAAGCTTCGACACGGGGAATGCGGCACCCGCCGTTCCGCGGGAAGCGCAGATCATGATCCGGCATCCGAATTATTCGGGCCTGCAGCGGAACCAGATGACCCAGCTTTTCATCGGCGCCCACTTCATCACCGAACTGGAGGTGCGGCAGGGCAAGGACCTGCTGTTCTCTCTGCGGGGCGGCATATCGATCAGCGAAAACCCGACTTTCCGCTTTACCTATATCGATGACGGTTCGCCGGAACTTACCATTCACGCCGTGGACACAGAGGGAAACGTCTTCGACCGCGTCCTGCCGAAGCGCCCGCCGGCCTGA